The Daucus carota subsp. sativus chromosome 9, DH1 v3.0, whole genome shotgun sequence genome window below encodes:
- the LOC108201884 gene encoding uncharacterized protein LOC108201884 isoform X2: MASQVNNFSLAELNWQKNHPQLMSGLDHQKDSDVAVGNNGFQDFAEAKTWNFRPRKPLRRLSNGNDGAGHESKAETRQQLDVITKTHQVKKEKRQKFSVLLTHEEIENDIFLMTGGRPSRRPRKRAKTVQKQLDSLLPGSWLSAVTPDCYKVHDPPIKG, translated from the exons ATGGCTTCACAAGTTAACAACTTTTCTTTAGCAGAATTAAATTGGCAGAAGAATCATCCCCAGCTCATGTCAGGCTTAGACCATCAAAAAGATTCAg AtgttgcagttggaaacaatgGTTTTCAAGATTTTGCGGAGGCGAAGACTTGGAATTTTAGGCCTCGGAAACCTTTACGCAGGCTGAGTAATGGGAACGATGGAGCCGGACATGAGAGTAAAGCTGAAACTAGGCAACAGTTGGATGTTATTACTAAAACTCATCAAGTCAAGAAGGAGAAAAGGCAGAAGTTTTCAGTCTTGCTTACGCACGAAGAAATTGAAAATGATATCTTTTTAATGACTGGAGGAAGGCCGTCAAGAAGACCTCGAAAGCGAGCCAAGACTGTCCAGAAACAGCTAGAT AGCCTGCTTCCTGGTTCATGGTTATCAGCGGTAACTCCTGATTGTTATAAAGTTCATGACCCTCCCATAAAG GGTTAA
- the LOC108201884 gene encoding uncharacterized protein LOC108201884 isoform X3 — protein sequence MASQVNNFSLAELNWQKNHPQLMSGLDHQKDSVGNNGFQDFAEAKTWNFRPRKPLRRLSNGNDGAGHESKAETRQQLDVITKTHQVKKEKRQKFSVLLTHEEIENDIFLMTGGRPSRRPRKRAKTVQKQLDSLLPGSWLSAVTPDCYKVHDPPIKG from the exons ATGGCTTCACAAGTTAACAACTTTTCTTTAGCAGAATTAAATTGGCAGAAGAATCATCCCCAGCTCATGTCAGGCTTAGACCATCAAAAAGATTCAg ttggaaacaatgGTTTTCAAGATTTTGCGGAGGCGAAGACTTGGAATTTTAGGCCTCGGAAACCTTTACGCAGGCTGAGTAATGGGAACGATGGAGCCGGACATGAGAGTAAAGCTGAAACTAGGCAACAGTTGGATGTTATTACTAAAACTCATCAAGTCAAGAAGGAGAAAAGGCAGAAGTTTTCAGTCTTGCTTACGCACGAAGAAATTGAAAATGATATCTTTTTAATGACTGGAGGAAGGCCGTCAAGAAGACCTCGAAAGCGAGCCAAGACTGTCCAGAAACAGCTAGAT AGCCTGCTTCCTGGTTCATGGTTATCAGCGGTAACTCCTGATTGTTATAAAGTTCATGACCCTCCCATAAAG GGTTAA
- the LOC108201884 gene encoding uncharacterized protein LOC108201884 isoform X1, with translation MASQVNNFSLAELNWQKNHPQLMSGLDHQKDSGNSDFGRDVAVGNNGFQDFAEAKTWNFRPRKPLRRLSNGNDGAGHESKAETRQQLDVITKTHQVKKEKRQKFSVLLTHEEIENDIFLMTGGRPSRRPRKRAKTVQKQLDSLLPGSWLSAVTPDCYKVHDPPIKG, from the exons ATGGCTTCACAAGTTAACAACTTTTCTTTAGCAGAATTAAATTGGCAGAAGAATCATCCCCAGCTCATGTCAGGCTTAGACCATCAAAAAGATTCAg GTAATAGTGATTTTGGAAGAGAtgttgcagttggaaacaatgGTTTTCAAGATTTTGCGGAGGCGAAGACTTGGAATTTTAGGCCTCGGAAACCTTTACGCAGGCTGAGTAATGGGAACGATGGAGCCGGACATGAGAGTAAAGCTGAAACTAGGCAACAGTTGGATGTTATTACTAAAACTCATCAAGTCAAGAAGGAGAAAAGGCAGAAGTTTTCAGTCTTGCTTACGCACGAAGAAATTGAAAATGATATCTTTTTAATGACTGGAGGAAGGCCGTCAAGAAGACCTCGAAAGCGAGCCAAGACTGTCCAGAAACAGCTAGAT AGCCTGCTTCCTGGTTCATGGTTATCAGCGGTAACTCCTGATTGTTATAAAGTTCATGACCCTCCCATAAAG GGTTAA